The Sesamum indicum cultivar Zhongzhi No. 13 linkage group LG2, S_indicum_v1.0, whole genome shotgun sequence genome contains a region encoding:
- the LOC105156138 gene encoding protein pxr1 produces MRKISGQVLSTKPVSLARAAKLVSRFAGVDNGSSSAVSLYLQRTAEAFNHLVQFHSKRKTGDLENSPDRKRVQNEQTDGLEKNPYGKEAQDGKRRGKRERKTETGVAEENPFEDEVRVSKSGAEEQMKEKKKKKKRESDGVDLEGKSNSKKSSKKSRRHEGPDS; encoded by the coding sequence ATGAGGAAGATATCCGGCCAAGTACTCTCGACGAAGCCCGTCTCACTCGCTCGTGCAGCAAAGCTCGTCTCCCGCTTCGCCGGTGTTGACAACGGCTCCTCCTCCGCCGTCTCCTTGTACTTGCAGCGCACTGCCGAGGCCTTCAATCACTTAGTTCAGTTCCACAGCAAGCGCAAGACTGGTGACCTCGAGAACAGTCCGGATCGCAAAAGGGTCCAAAACGAGCAAACAGATGGTCTGGAGAAAAACCCATATGGAAAAGAGGCGCAAGATGGAAAACGTAGAGGGAAAAGGGAGAGAAAGACTGAGACTGGAGTTGCTGAGGAAAATCCTTTTGAGGATGAGGTAAGAGTTTCGAAGAGTGGGGCGGAGGAACAGatgaaggagaaaaagaagaagaagaaaagggagAGTGATGGCGTTGATTTGGAGGGGAAGAGCAACAGTAAGAAGAGCAGTAAGAAGAGTAGAAGACACGAAGGTCCTGATTCTTAA